A genomic stretch from Trinickia violacea includes:
- a CDS encoding XRE family transcriptional regulator, with translation MSESYQVEIRPECLRAADEWERPRGSEIQEVVRRTGLPGRGVARVLGLSDNGGRQVRRWISEDAAIPYSAWAILCDLVGYERIWLNRSPGKTPFEPDDDAD, from the coding sequence ATGAGTGAAAGCTATCAGGTGGAGATTCGGCCTGAGTGCCTGCGGGCAGCTGATGAATGGGAACGACCGCGCGGATCCGAAATCCAGGAGGTCGTCAGGCGGACGGGCCTTCCCGGGCGCGGCGTCGCGCGCGTACTGGGACTGAGTGATAACGGCGGCCGACAGGTGCGGCGCTGGATCAGCGAGGATGCGGCAATTCCGTACTCTGCATGGGCCATTCTGTGCGATCTGGTGGGCTATGAACGGATCTGGCTTAACCGTTCGCCGGGAAAAACGCCCTTCGAGCCCGACGACGATGCCGATTAA